The DNA region GAAATGGAAATATATGGATTGAAAAACTTATTAAAATGAGAGAATCTAAACCAGATGTGAATTTTGTGGCATATCAGACCCAGACCTGGATCTGAACTTCATGCCTGACATAGATCTCTACAATAAGCCAAAGTAAACCCTAGACCTAAACACACCGTTCACTTTGGACAAATTCAGGTCAGGACACAAGTCCACTTTGGCTCTCAGGTCCATCTCAAATTAAAACcaagaaaatattgtttttatctTGATAAGCTGAGGCAATGACTTTAGACGAAAACCATATAGGGCCTGGATGTCTAGCCTTATTCATGCTGCATGGTACCTTGCTCAGCTGAGACTACTTCCAGAGTAAGCTACTTGATGTGAGTGAGGGGTTGAAGTCATTGTTATGccctttatctgtaaaatggtagTAGTATCAACCTCTCCtattagactgtaagatctttggggcaaaGATCCATcgttttgttctatgtttgtacagcacctagcacaatagggtcctagTCAATGACTAAGATTCACAGGCAGTATGGTAATACAAGTAAATAAATCTCCCTTTCCAGGAGAACTTGCTggaaagagggtggggaaggataGAGTGGGCAGTCATGGCTCTCCTTAGGGTAGTATAGGTCTGTCCGACCCCCAGTGCAGAGTGGTGGCTAAAGAATGCCACAACTGAGTCCCTATTGTTATGTTCCTTGTCCACTCCCTGGATCTGTTCTTCCTATTATTCTTCCTGTTATACCACTATCCATTTCTAAGACTCTGTTAGCCTGGGAACGCTAAGGCAGAGTGTCAGAAGTAAAACTGTGGGTAATTGTCAAATTATAAAACAGCCTGAAGTACAAAATGACACCGAAATTATTATAaagctgtcttttaaaaatataaatcgcACACTAACTTAATATAATTGGCAGTTTTATGTTTCTTGTGATTGTTTTCTTACTCAAATCTTTTATATAGGAAATAATTTTCCTCCAGCATGTGACAGTGGATTAATCATTTATGAAAGTACATTCTCTGTCTCTAAATCAGAGCTGTGAACCTCGAACTGCCGGGCAAGGGCTAGGAtgggtgatttttttctttccaggctGCTGGAACTCCCTCTTGTGAACAAAGTATGACTTCCCTCTttcagaacaaagtaagttaaagaaattaataaaaaaaaaaatagccaggGGATCAGGCTTGGCAGTTTCACAGCAtttcctattgtgtttttaatttttttactttcccTTCTATAAACCCATAAGAAAGGAGCATCTGTAAAAGTCAGTTCTGAGATGAACGACCTTTGTACAACTCCTccacacctctccctcccccccaaaaaacactgTGAGGAATACAGTGGAAGAGACTAAATCGGACAGAATAGTGGGCTGTGGAGTTGAAGGTGGCCCCTGCCCCTAGTGCCCTACACATTATTTCTGTCTTGCTGCCCATATGGGTGTTTCTCATTGTAGTAACATCAGTGCGGATATTTGGAGAAAAAGGCAATGTCCAGGGCCGCTGGAGCCAGTGGAGAATTCACACCCTTTTCTGCCTCCCGCACATTGCTGGGAACCGGATTACGGAGCTAGGAAGACCCCAACCCGCGATCTCATGCTCCGGAGCGCACAGCGGAACTCACGCCTGGCCAGCAGGCGTTGCGCGGGCTGGAGCTAGAGACCCGCCCTGTGGGGCAGGTGTcctggggcgggggtgtggagggaggacGCCCCGCCCCCAGAGCAGGGAGGACTCCGAGCGAGGGGAGCCCTGGCCGCGAGGGAGCCGGGTCCAGCTCTGAGGCGCCCGCTCCTGGGCGGTGCCGCCCTAGCGGTGCCTGTgatgctgtggggagccccgcaGAGCgcctgagcagagcagggctccCGCCCGGCCGCTCCTCCCGTCGGGGCTGAGCAGGGGGCGGAGGCGGGCTGCCGAGCTGCTGCCGTCACGCGCGCCTTTTCCCTCAGCCCTTCGCCGAGCAGCAGCGGcggccccagcccggctcccACGCCCTCCCCAGCCGGGTGGCGGGCGGCAGCGCTATgcagcctccacctcctcctcgccGGCGCTGAGTCCATGCCATGCTGCTGCCGCGGCTCCTGCCGGCGCTGCTGGCCgcctgcctgcccccctgccagggctggagccctgctgcggccggcggggggcaggaggagcCGGAGCTCTTGCTGCCCCCCATCAACTCCTCCTCGCGCTCCCTGGCCAGCCTGGAGCGGGACCTGCGCGGGGTGGGCGGGCAGGCTGAGGCGGGCAGCCCCAGCAAGGAGCCGCCCCCCGCCGCCGCCGGCCAGCAGCCGCCCCAGCCCCCCGAGGAGGCGCCCTGCAACATCAGCGTGCAGCGGCAGATGCTGAGCTCGCTGCAGGTGCGCTGGAGCAGCCCGCTGGGCATCCCGTGCGACCTGCTGCTCTTCTCCACCAACGGCGACGGGCGGGCCGTCTTCTCCGCCGCCTTCCACCGCGTGGGGCCGCAGCTGGTCATCGAGCACCTGGGGCTGGCGGCGGCGGCAGCCCAGCAGAACCTGCGCCTCTGCGTGGGCTGCAGCTGGGTGCGGGGCCGCAGGGTCGGGCGGCTCCGGGcggccgccgcctcctcctcctcctcctcgctgtcCGAGCCCGGCCAGTATTGGCTGCAGGGGGAGCCGCTGAATTTCTGCTGCATGGATTTCAGCCTGGAGGAGCTGAAGGGGGAGCCGGGCTGGCGGCTGAACCGCAAGCCCATCGAGTCCACTCTGGTGGCTTGTTTCATGACTCTCGTCATCATCGTGTGGAGCGTGGCCGCCCTCATCTGGCCGGTGCCCATCATCGCCGGCTTCCTGCCCAACGGCATGGAGCAGAGGAGAAGCACCGCGGTGGCTGCGGGCGCCACCGCCGCCGGCaaataacccccctcccaccttctcCGTTTGCTGTGCCATCCGCTCCCGCCGGGCTCCCGACACTGGGGCGGACGCTGGTGGACTCGCATCCCCTCCCCGCGCGCTCTTTGTAAACGCTTAACCCTGGGTGGTGGTGATTGTCGTTGTtgtggtgtgtgggtgtgtgtggagcGCTTTAAAGCCTTGCCCAAGTTTCTTGGTGTCCAGTGCAGGCGAGCGTGGCTGCCTGGGACCTGATGGTTTCTCTGCAATGAATCCTTCGCGGAGCGTTGCTCCCTCCCGAGTAGTCAAAGGGattgtattttgttttcatgtgccCAAGATTCATAGCAGAAAGCGACCAAAtcctgtgtgtttgttttctatatttaataGCCGTTTTAAATGGACGttttagtaaaaaaataaaaacaaacaaaaaaacaaaaaaccctattCAATTGCAGTTGTTTTAGTCAGAGTAGCTATTTATATATGAACAAATTTGTCTTACCAGTTTTATTTACATCAGAAGAATCTTTTCTGGCAGGATTTAAAACTGGTATATTGTTATTGCTGAAACTGAACTTTAATGAAACTTTTACAGTGTATTTCCCATTTCAGATAATGTGTATTTAATATTGTAGTTCTGCGTTACTTGCTTTTAATACAGAGATTTTCTTTCTGGAAGTCATGCTTAGCCTTCTGTTGCTCTGTTTCTCCCATGATGGGAAAGATGGGTTCTGCAAAATTCCCAGTTCTTCTAGCTGATCTTGAAGACCATCAGTAGAAATGAGGGTATGTTACATGTGTTATTAGAAGAAGTGGATAGATGGTCACCCAAAAGCTTTTTCTACACAGTGTTTGCCCTTCTTTCAGAATACAAATAATGGGATCCTGCTTCTGTTGGAATTAATC from Chelonoidis abingdonii isolate Lonesome George chromosome 2, CheloAbing_2.0, whole genome shotgun sequence includes:
- the TMEM158 gene encoding transmembrane protein 158, producing MLLPRLLPALLAACLPPCQGWSPAAAGGGQEEPELLLPPINSSSRSLASLERDLRGVGGQAEAGSPSKEPPPAAAGQQPPQPPEEAPCNISVQRQMLSSLQVRWSSPLGIPCDLLLFSTNGDGRAVFSAAFHRVGPQLVIEHLGLAAAAAQQNLRLCVGCSWVRGRRVGRLRAAAASSSSSSLSEPGQYWLQGEPLNFCCMDFSLEELKGEPGWRLNRKPIESTLVACFMTLVIIVWSVAALIWPVPIIAGFLPNGMEQRRSTAVAAGATAAGK